A region of the Polyodon spathula isolate WHYD16114869_AA chromosome 39, ASM1765450v1, whole genome shotgun sequence genome:
TCCTCAAACCTGCGATTCCAGGCTCGCAATGTGGGAGACCGCTTTCTGCAAACAGACCGCACATTCTGCAGATTCGTAAAGCAGCTACCGAAAACGAGCGATTGTAAGTAATACAAGACTATGCGGCAGTTTGTCTTTTGATCAGCTGTGTCCACCCTGGCTGCGAAACACGCTGGCTCTCGGGTGTAAGTTTTGATCACCACCCTGTGTATTCCTGTATGTGACAGTGCTCGAACCAGCGCCACCAGAAGCAGGGCGGTTGCAGGTTGCTGAGGTGTGTGTGCATGCGGTGTGGCACTGCGCCACTGAAAACAAGCCATTGTTCATTTTCCAGCAGTCCTGGCCTAATTAAACATGTGAGGAACTACACCGATGCAAACAGGTGGCAACTTGATACACCTGCTGCacacttgccaacatttggaaaaatGGACACGATGAAGGGTTCTTACCTTTGAATAAGTTCGTGATCAGCaggtgtgtggttttcactaactactTTGTagaatacatgtttatttttttcctatgggtaaatatcggaaCTTTCTTCATAGGGAGGCAGGACATATGCTAGAAAACCGTGACTGTCCCGATCATCTGTTGGCATGTTGCTGTGTAAAGAATGTGCTCTTAAAACAGCTGTGGATAATACTAACAATAACACAGACAGAGCTCAGAAGATGTGCAGCTGGGCACTGCCACACAGTTGTGGTTGACCACAGAACTTTCTCATAGAACATCTGACTTTAAAAAAGGCGCAGCTGGAGGAATACACCGCAATGAAAAGGTAAATAAACAATGAAGCTCAGGATTGAAACACGTTTACCAGCCCCGTACAGACAAAGATCCATTAAGCAGGATCGAATGCAACTCTTCCAAGCTAACTCTgcaaatatcttcaaataacataacctgtcatttaaaaacatatagaTCTTTATTAAGTGTTTCAGTTGTTTACATTacatacatatactatatataagaTAAATAGACAATGGGCCTTTAAGAAACAAGCAATTACGAGTAGACAGTCATGTGATCATTGCATTACAGTAGTAAGCCGGACAAGAGAGCGCCGCCGTCCAGCTTCCAAAAACAAAGAAGAGCGGGGCTTTCATTGCATACGGTACGTCTGTATAGCACGGATTGATATTAAACGGTTTAGATAAACCTTTCAGCAGTGcacgtttctttaaaaacactgtGAAACTGGTTGCGAGAAGTGTTTGTTCGAATGGAGCGGTGTTTTTATTGTGGGGTGTTTGGAAATGCACGACACTGGTGCCCAAAGCACGCAAACAACAAACTCGAGTCCCAGCACGCACCTCCAGCGTGTATTTAAAAGCTTATttgttttctcaaaaaaaaaacgaggctttaaaataatataatcttGTGGACGCATTTTCCAGAAATGACACGAGTAAGTATCCTACAGCACCAGTTCGTGCATGGTCTGTACCGCTAAATAATGCCCATGCTGTTTGATTTCAAAGTACCACATTaaatgctcagtttttttttttttaaaccgtgtcTGTGTAAAGGTGCAAGTGCAGTTGTTTGTGGGTTGTGTTTTTACATTGTAGCCGTGCAGAGCCTCTGATATGCAGGCTGGTGTCACTTTATTTCTGTTCTCTCAATACAGATGAGGGACGAGGAAACGCGTGCCCAACAAGAAGTCACAAAAAACGACTGCCAGGGAAATGCCATCACCCGCCCCGCTCCTGAGGGTGCAGCGAGGACGCCGTTTGCAATGACATACTCGGACACGGACAGCGAACAAGAGCAGGTCGGGGAAGCTAGTGCTATTgcggtttttttttgtgtgttaaaaacaaacttgGATTGGAGACAGAACTGAATACGCGGCATGTGTGTAtctataaatatgtatgtatattttaaacgCACGTCTCCCCCTGCAGTAAATCATTGCAAAGCAGCAGCGCCATTGCATTATTTTTACTGGGGAGATGGAGAGTACAGTATTTACTGCAGTGCCGACTGCAGTATTTGTGAATGTACTGCAGTGTGAAGTAAACGAGCCATGTGTGTGCACCGGGTCTGGCAAGTCACCGCCTGTCAGCATGTTTATATAGAGTAGTGGGTCTGATTCACAGAGTGCTGTAGTAAAACTTCAGCGCAGTAGATTCACTGTCATTGCACGTTGTAGACAGACTTGGTGTCTTTGTTTTAAGTTGAAACTGCGTgttacatgaataaaataaacgCAGTTCTGCACTACAAATTGACCAGGGCGTTTAAAGAGAGGGcaatgccattgtgtgtgtgtgtgtgtttttttttaattaattagaaTTGAATTCCTACTTGTTTAGCTCCTGTCTACAGAACACACTGAGCTAAgtttaaaatacactttacaCTGATTTTGTTACTGctgaacttttaaaatgttaaattccaCAGTTCTGCACTCTCACctgtcagtttgtttttattagctgaGGTAGTTTTCACTGCAGTAGTCCAaaaaactgggggaaaaaaattgcagttgtccaaaggaaaaaaaatctatttaaataaaaaaaaaaaaaaatctgatttaaaactttattaaaaagatTGCCAACCCTGGTGTGTGAGGGGTGgttgtgtgttgagtgtgtgaggggttgtgtgtgtgtgggggatgggggggtggggggggtggggggggttgtgtgtgtccattgcttgtttttgttattcATACAACAGCTGTGCTtttcagtaaatgttttgttttattctgtcttTAGGAGCAAGTGTTAAAGAAACCAAAACCTGATATTGCCATGCCAGCCTCCTCCTCTGTGAATATCTTGACCCAGCTGAAGCTGTCTCTGGAGAAGGAGCAGGTACAGTTCACCTTGCCCAGCCCAGCCTGACTCCTATGGAACAGGGTGTGGGTGGAGCTGCCCAGCCCAGCCTGACTCCCGAGGAACAGGGTGGCGCTGCCCAGCCCAGCCTGACTCCCGTGGAACAGGGTGGAGCTGCCCAGCCCAGCCTGACTCCCGTGGAACAGGGGGGCTGGCCCAGCCTGACTCCCGTGGAACAGCTGCCCAGCCCAGCCTGACTCCCGTGGTTTTCACGCTGACAGGGAACAGAattgtaatggcagtgtatcacaaaACACCACCCGTTACATTCTTCTCCCCTTTAACCTCGGCGATCAATTGCAACCAGTGTGAGATCAGGGTCACAGCAccagtgtaacagggcggaggctgggtgcAGAGCAGCGACCCCACGCACTGTGAGCCAGCGTCTTCACCACAGTGCAGAAGAGCCGGCCCGTCTGCATGCACAGTTTTAGAGCATTAACCGCATCTCACAACACTGCTACACCTGCAAAGAAACACTGTTTGCAATAGGGGTGTAATGATGCAGTACTGTCACAATGCGATACGTGTCACAATATGCACGTCGCAATACTTCTAGGATCAAAGGATCATTTCATTGAATGAGTTAGGGAGAGTGTGTTCATACCAGCTATAATACAATACTTACTCTTCATTTAAGAACCACTTGGACCTTCTGTGTTGTGAgctgtgttgtgcttttggtctatatcacaatacaaatgataCGTACCTCTATTACGATATATCACGTAAAGAAAGCATTTCGGTTCATCGATACACCCCTTGTTTGCATAACAGTGTTACAATAACACATGATGttggagataaaaaaacaaaacaaacaaacagctgttgCAACCAGAAGATCAGGGGCGAAGCATGGTGGTGCAAACAGTCCCAAGAAACGATGCCCTGGTGCTTCTAGGTCTGTCTTGCTCATCATATCTAGTAGTTTTGATACAGCTGTAATGTAAGATTTATTAGGTTACAGCATTCAGTGCAATATTCACTAAGTTTAAGATTCTCTCGCAAGTCGTCAAACAAGTTCAAGTCTTTACCAAAGTCTTCCGGTCAAACATTTTCCTTCGTGTTGCTGGCAGTTGTTGTCACATTCCCGCAGTGTCCCGGGTGAGCCTGGAGCGGTAGCTGATGTCATTCTCATTTCAGAAGGAGCAGAACAGCCACCCCGATGGGGAGAGCGAGGACGAGGACCTGCTGCACCACAAATCCAAGGAGGACCTGATCGCTGAGATCAAAATCCTGCGTGCGAAGCTGGCTCGCTCCACCAGGGAGACACGCAGGCTCCGGCAATCCCTCACCATGCTCCGAGGTGCACCTCGACACgctgcagcagcacagcagagtagaggggaggggagatcCCAGGATCACTGCAAAGTGTACTAAACTGTGACTCGGACATAACAGCAGAGGGGCGGCAGCACTTTCCAAACCCTGGTTCCGTCCCTGATATTGCCTTTATTGTTTGctctttttatttcagtgttgcCGAAGGCAGTGAAGAAGTTCACGAAGCTGGTGGATAAAGCAGAGGGGCTGCTCAAAGTGCCCCCCCCTCCTGGGTCCCAGCACGCAGCCGACTCTGGAGCCCCCGCTGCCGCTCCCCCCTCGCCCAGCCCCAGCTCCTCCACCAGCAGCCTCTTGTCAAGCCTGTCCCCCACTGGCAGCAGGATCTCCAGCAGCTCTCTCTTCAGCAGCCCGGAGAGCCCCGTGCGCGAGGGAACAGAGCCCCCACAGAAGAAATGGGTCGGTTCACAAGCTCTCAACGGTTTCACCGTGCAGTGAGGACTAGTGATGCTTCGGcattgattgattcatttatgTGTTGTATGGTTTGTTTTCCAGTTCAAAATCGAGAAATGGCAGATCGACCACTTCAACAAATCCACCCCTCAGAAGTTTGTAAACGACCTGATGCAGGCGCGCTACACGATGGAGTTCATGGCGACGCACAGCGTGACTGGAGCCAGATCTTCCTCCTCCAAGTTCAGAGAgaccaagcctgccatgaaccGGGCCGAGGTGCAGGAGATCATAGGTGACTGTCTGCATCGCTTCTGAGAATTATACCTGCTGTATCTATTGGCCTCTTTAGAATATACTTCTAATAATACATGTAAATCTATTTCATAAACCGGTGGTATCCAGCACACTGTGAAAACAGGCTGACCCTTGTGtgatatataaaagctgcatctccctggtgTAGTGGGCTGTTAGCAGGAGACTGGTACTGCATGCTTCCACaccacacctctctctctccagaatGATATAACCCCCTTGGCAGAGTCTAGCGCATTCCATCCTGGTTCTAAACCTTACCTGTAATGGAAAGTGTTACACCTGTAGTTGTAATAACAAAAGCTTTTGAAAGGAGCTGACAAAGCGAACCCTAGCCAGTGCTTTACAgggcacagaaaccaggaccggaGCGCTCAGCTGGAAATAAGACACCGAGAATGGGGAGGGTAACCTAGCCATGTTGTGGAAGGATGAATCATTGCTGTCCTTTTCTTGTTTCAGGGCTGTGTGCATGTGTTGCGCGCGGTTCTCACTGACGTTGTGTGTTTCTTGTTCCGCAGATGTTACCAAACGCTTGTTTCCTGACGTGACCGACACAATCGTGAGAAGAATGATGGGTCAGAAACTCAACAACTGCACCAAGAATCTTTCGACCAGAATCAAAGTAGAAATCGTATCGCCTTAATGTTACAAATCGGTTCTGCTGTTGACTTTTTTGAGAGAGAGGATggagtaaaaatgtaaaatattagtGTTTAATTTCTAcgatgtgtgtgttttatactgtagctgttttcattctgatttaaaaaaaatcaagcattaGTGTTCAGAAACTAAAGAGCTTATTAGAGATGGCAGTGAAATTTATTAATCCTCTGTGAGAATAAAAGTAAATTTCTTTAAAACGGTATTCTTGAATGTCATTGATGGGGTAACAAAACTGAATTCCCAACACTAATCAATATGTATTTCTAAACGGCGTAAGTTTGATTTAACACAACCATTTGTTATTTATCGTTTAAAAAAGCATTTGTGTTATTTCCATAAATAATCACAAGACTAAATGTCAGGAAACaaaatgtgtgttgtgttgttataacttgattcattttaattcatGGTGTTATGTTTTCCCGGATATTGACGTGTTTTAAATAATCCTTTGAATGCTTTGTGCTGTGAACATTTTACCACCTTTAGACTATTGTAACTCAAGCATTCCGCTCAGTATGCATTAAGCATGTCCCAGAATGCACAGAATTCCCCACGGAAGGCTTCGGACACATTGGAGCCCACTGTGAAGTTCTTGGAAACCCAGGAAGTGTGGGAGGAGTACACAGGCCACACTGCTTGGAACTGCTGGTGGAAGCAGATGGGTGCTGCTTCCCTAGGATTGGCTGAGGCATTGAGCAGACCTGCTTTATCATTGGCTATGGAGTAGAAGTCTCCCCTATGACTGGTGGAATGGGGTCTTGAAAGCGATTGGTGGAGGAGTGGAGCAGCTTCACTCTACCAGTGCCATGATAGGTCTATGGGTTGGGGTTGCCATGGAGCGCAAGGCTGCCCCAGAAACTGGGAGGTGAGAGATGTTGATGAGGCTGCTGGTGCCTCATAGGAACGGAGTCTCAGACCCGTGGCATGTGTGATAGTAGCAGCAGGTCTTGTTGCCCCAGACCCTGGCTTCAGAGGCCACATGGATGCTCCTCTGAGCTTCACAGTCCTCGCTGCTTGCCTTGTCGGGCAGGCTAGAATGTAATCGATGGCTACCTGGGAAAGAAGAGAGCCGACCTCATCGGGTCTTGCTATAgctttttcatttctattttcttaacttttttttttcgaaaCCCACCCAAAGCGCTCTCCTCTCCATGTTAGGCTACGGGTATAGGGGAACAGGTCCTGGCCCTGGCCCGGGGGCTGTAGCCCTTGAAGATGTTCACGAGGGAGCCGAGGTACTGTGCCCCGGAAATAAATGGGAGGAGGCAAGTGGTGACTGCCCAGTCTCGGTCTTGAAAACGTACACTGCCTGGACTGGGGGCAGGCACAAGTCACAGTGCTGCACCCTGCTGTTACTGCAGTGGTAAAGACACAGCAAAGTGAAAGAAAAGGTTtggtaaatgttatttaaaaagcatgGGTAGCAATGGCAAATGTAATTGTGCTAAATGCAAGGTTGAAGCGTGCGGAATGCAATGACTTCCTGTAGTTGCGTGGTGTATCTGCAGGGGAAGAATCACAGTGCAGGAAAGCAGAGTGAACATTCCCCCATGCAAAGCCTTATCATGGAGCAGGCAGTTTGCATGTGATTTGCCCCTTGGGAATATTCACCATAGGAAACTTGGACATGGGGAATGGGGCTAACCAATGCCTTAATTAAAACCGATAATGCCAGTATTGATACAGATCCTATTGATAAAACCTAAAGTAATTAGACATTGTAAGGGGGTCGTTGTCACCTATCAGGCCTGTTGCAGGCTGTGTTGTACTTCCAGTTCAAtaccagcagatggcagtgtaATGGTGAATACCAGTATGTAGTCTTCACGTGGGCTGTAAGGGCTGGAAGTGTgggactacacacacacacacacactgaaactgcATTTTCGATAGCGCCGCCATAGCTTTAATTTATAACAGATATAGCGGCGccataatattgatttaattcagGCATATGCTACATACAAATATTGTAGTTTCAACACGCCCTGTTTGCGAAACTAACCCTAGGAGCTATAGaggtttttgttaaattaaatcaagttttgcatgCATGACCGGACGCAGCTTTGCTTCAGAGCACCGGCTCACTGGATTCCGCTCCCAGCGGTTAATGCAACTCGTGGAGGCGCCTCTTACAAAATCGAGTTTTGCATAAGAGCTTAACTGGCTAATAAAAGCAGTCTTTGTGTCCAGTCTAATCTAATCTTTGCTTAAGTGCATCCCCAGTAGCCCCTAGTGTGCAAAGATATTGCTACTGACCAAATCGGCAATTTTTGTGGACCTACGTAATGGAATACACAGGTTTGAGTGACGGAGTGAGCTGAACGTAAAGTtaggttaacatttatatttacaaaattaacaaTTCGTGTAAAATATTCAAACTTGacaaacaacatcagtattaataaaataataataaataaatacaaatacttctTGGTTAAACTCTCCTGTTAGTATTAAGCTTGCTTTgcagtaatgtatttattattgcttgTCTTCAGTTGTTCGTATACGTTATATCCAGTATGCTTTATTAATAAACCAAGAAGTGAGTTGAGTTCAGAAGCTGGAAAACAAATGCGCCATACAAATGTAATACAGCTGGAGATCCAGCTGAATTACTGATTTGAGAGACACCACACCCGAACCCCAGCGTTACAGTGTGGGGGATACGCGGACGCCGGTGTAGCCCTGAAACGAAATATTTCTCACAATTCCCGGATTCAAAGCGCATCCAAAGGCAAATAAATCGCAACACAGTTCAACACAGTGTTAACTTTTTTATGTGTGTTAGTAAAAGTACATGCAATGTATTATAGCAACTGAAAATGGATGTGCTTGAGTGGGGTTTATGTATGATAAccgattttgccaaataatagcaaaaccccaaacacacacacacacactaaacataTAATAATCGATATATAATCCTGTAGATGGCGGTGCGCACAGAAGCCCAGCTCAAGCACGACCTGTCTTTAAATGCCACGGGGTCGTTGGCGTGGAGCAACGCGTCAGATCAGCATCATCTTTACAAGACTAGCAGGAAGTAATTAGACAGCAGTCGGGTTTCAGAAGCAGTTGAGGTGCGCGGTGAAAACCCGCAGAGGAAACGGGAAGAGCGAAACCGCGGACTGTGAGAACAGCTGACTGCAATCCTTCGGGTCTGGGAAGGGTTGCAAAGAAAATAGCGAGGTTGACGAACCTTTTTGCGGGACTCTGTCTAAGGTGGGCTCGGTTTGGGACGAGCGGGGGGTGATCGGAGAGCGATCTCGGTTTGGGACGAGCGGGGGGTGATCTGAGAGCGATCTCGGTTTGGGACGAGCGGGGGGTGATCTCGATCTCGGTTTGGGACGAGCGGGGGGTGATCTGAGAGCGATCTCGGTTTGGGACGAGCGGGGGGTGATCTGAGAGCGATCTCGGTTTGGGACGAGCGGGGGGTGATCTGAGAGCGATCTCGAGAGCGATCTCGGTTTGGGACGAGCGGGGGGTGATCTGAGAGCGATCTCGGTTTGGGACGAGCGGGGGGTGATCTGAGAGCGATCTCGGTTTGGGACGAGCGGGGGGTGATCTGAGAGCGATCTCGGTTTGGGACGAGCGGGGGGTGATCTGAGAGCGATCTCGGTTTGGGACGAGCGGGGGGTGATCGGAGAGCGATCTCGGTTTGGGACGAGCGGGGGGTGATCGGAGAGCGATCTCGGTTTGGGACGCTTCTTCTTGCCCAGCGGAGCACAGTTAGTTATTTTGGTGCGATTCTGGAACACGCTGATGAGTGCACAGCAGCAGTAACACTTACCGATAGCAATGCTTCAAGCATGCTGTGTTTTATGTGACAACATGTATTTCTCTGTTAATTTATACACGCTGACATTTTTAATAACTTGTGGAAAAGTGCGGACTGATTTAGCGAGTTCCGGTTCATTCAGTTGAAATGGTTTGTCTGGTGTTTTGTTGCTGACAGCTCTGTGAATTCAAGCCGGTGATTCAGGGATCCGATTATAAAATCTAAGCtagctgtttttgtgttttgatgctCTCCAGCTTTGATAACACTGTACATGTCAGCCTAATCGGGGTCGAGGTTTGATATCTTGGTACTGACCCTGCCTTGCCTGGCCTGGCCTGGGCTCCGACTCCAATACCGTTCATCAGCGCATTGTTTCATTTATAGGCTATTCAGTTAACTCAGCGTTAGACGAGTGATATTTTACCTACCTTATGAAGAggttgactatttatttatttatttatttatttgtcttttattgGCGCTTTATATTTTTGTGATCATGGACACATCCGTACGGCGGAAATAGTTCCAGTTTAAACGTCTCTTAAATGACTTGCACTGAACacgcgttatatatatatatatatatatatctcatatgtGACAGGCTTAGGTATAAACACCCTTCTGGTCAGATATCAGCTCGCTTTAGtggtaagtgttttaaaatatataaaaattttcCCCGATTGACTAGAATTTAGTTATCAAATTCACGTGCTTAtgttgacaaacattttgagagCAAAATAATCCATTGCTAACTCCCCACCAGATTACGTTGCCTTTCAGTTTCACACGGGTACAAGCAGGACACACGCTGTTTTTGTTCACTGTAACAGTGGTTCTAaacttcctctccctctccctccctctccctctccctttccctcctgCAGGAGagttattttgtttctgattgGTAGAGCCATGGCTACAGGGGGTGGTGAGGACCCCTTCAAGCCCAGCCCGAACAAGGACAGTAAACCACCGCACCCCCCGGTGACAGGTAAGCCTGCCTCTGTTTATAAACTTTAGGAAATGATTGAGTGTAGTGACATGTGTTCTTACTCGCTGTTCAGCCACTAGCAGGGCTTTCATTTGCAGTAGAACGGGGATAAGAATCCTATTGCAGAGCAGATTACCCACTCCAGGTTTTtattaccagcttgattagcTGCAGCGTGTAggtaaaaaccaggaatggatcatacTGCTGTGCAAtgcaagtcttatttccatccctgtagagTAAGGCTGTTCTGAACCCCATAACCCGATTCCCAGCCATGGGGAGCTGGAGAAAGGCTGGCTACCTCAAGCAGCCCCGCAGCATCTGGGTAACGCTGCACAGTATATGATAGCTTCTTGAGTAGTTGTACTGCGTGTGTCACTTTTCCGTTGAGCGTTACTGGAT
Encoded here:
- the LOC121304716 gene encoding BEN domain-containing protein 6-like isoform X1 produces the protein MTRMRDEETRAQQEVTKNDCQGNAITRPAPEGAARTPFAMTYSDTDSEQEQEQVLKKPKPDIAMPASSSVNILTQLKLSLEKEQKEQNSHPDGESEDEDLLHHKSKEDLIAEIKILRAKLARSTRETRRLRQSLTMLRVLPKAVKKFTKLVDKAEGLLKVPPPPGSQHAADSGAPAAAPPSPSPSSSTSSLLSSLSPTGSRISSSSLFSSPESPVREGTEPPQKKWFKIEKWQIDHFNKSTPQKFVNDLMQARYTMEFMATHSVTGARSSSSKFRETKPAMNRAEVQEIIDVTKRLFPDVTDTIVRRMMGQKLNNCTKNLSTRIKVEIVSP
- the LOC121304716 gene encoding BEN domain-containing protein 6-like isoform X2, translated to MRDEETRAQQEVTKNDCQGNAITRPAPEGAARTPFAMTYSDTDSEQEQEQVLKKPKPDIAMPASSSVNILTQLKLSLEKEQKEQNSHPDGESEDEDLLHHKSKEDLIAEIKILRAKLARSTRETRRLRQSLTMLRVLPKAVKKFTKLVDKAEGLLKVPPPPGSQHAADSGAPAAAPPSPSPSSSTSSLLSSLSPTGSRISSSSLFSSPESPVREGTEPPQKKWFKIEKWQIDHFNKSTPQKFVNDLMQARYTMEFMATHSVTGARSSSSKFRETKPAMNRAEVQEIIDVTKRLFPDVTDTIVRRMMGQKLNNCTKNLSTRIKVEIVSP